Proteins encoded within one genomic window of Vairimorpha necatrix chromosome 3, complete sequence:
- a CDS encoding splicing factor 3B subunit 1 (SF3B1) — translation MHLKKEKTKTSPIKDITSKIKRYEIIDINIVDFFQIFEHEDFYIQFYLLKTNKLTNYSINKKILHKIIEMVKNIKNFTLIKYNQIDLNVNIMTWLKKNIQNFTHPLDIISILQECEVNNEDIDFFRNYFGYNIIYKEYKKLIDLQSTENLSIILKLLDNNKICHNRLLDVYKQLNYYLENNLLDRNFLFCCRILYYLLDYDFKMFSDDYKDFLLGYSVYLIDLMFSQDTFKIFESSDLELLIELIKLIYQLGSSKYKKGIYLRCIEESIHLFTNIYEDTMMMIFILKILDFTDGSYDESDTLELLHDNLENFTISTQFKTFSDYDFMIENFLKYKYKILNKIKMKFNKSFDIVKIYNDLYNNDLYNEIILRFINKSTLDLLLDNLLIIINNSKNKIQFINILFRDMNLSYLYLYLITLKDNHKDVLYFVVYFINMDFRNTEKYFEMLMMIYFMFIEVEDIYLQMSRVKIINQCINLQEIDTRVIFKEMKKYGKRHKNIFILFYFLSEKLNIENKEDFLFIYQYLLEDLRNIKKTKRPNQEIIKTCTVGESTFTYKDSADYYKLRNFIYLTAINLISNFKNEEKVDMVKSQDFDNLMILIFYLKKHDISIDLIKEDIFRYVFICTKRERKKLYDIIFTDKKSIIKLKGLYRI, via the coding sequence ATGCACTTGAAGAAAGAAAAGACAAAAACATCTCCAATTAAAGATATAACAagcaaaataaaaagatatgAAATAATCgatattaatattgtagATTTTTTTCAGATATTTGAAcatgaagatttttatattcaattttatcttttgaaaacaaacaaactcacaaattattctataaataaaaaaattctgcataaaataattgaaatggtaaaaaatataaaaaattttactctTATCAAATACAATCAAATTGATCTAAATGTGAATATTATGACATggttaaagaaaaatatacaaaattttacacATCCTTTAGACATTATTTCCATTTTACAAGAATGCGAAGTCAATAACGAagatattgattttttcaGGAATTATTTTGGatacaatataatttacaaggaatataaaaaattgatagaTTTACAATCTACAGAAAATTTGTCTATTATTCTTAAGTTATTAGATAATAATAAGATTTGTCATAATAGATTATTAGATGTTTACAAACaactaaattattatttagaGAATAATTTGTTAGATagaaatttcttattttgtTGTAGAattctatattatttattagattATGATTTTAAGATGTTTTCTGATGATTATaaagattttcttttaggATACAGTGTTTATTTGATAGATTTGATGTTTTCTCAAgatacttttaaaatttttgaatctTCAGATTTGGAATTATTAATTGAACTTATCAAGTTGATTTATCAACTTGGAAGTtcgaaatataaaaaagggATTTATTTAAGATGTATTGAGGAATcaatacatttatttactAATATTTACGAAGATACTATGatgatgatttttatacttaAAATATTGGATTTTACAGATGGCTCGTACGATGAATCGGATACTTTAGAATTATTACATgataatttagaaaattttacaatttccacacaatttaaaacattcaGTGATTATGATTTCAtgattgaaaattttttaaaatacaaatataagattttaaataagatcaagatgaaatttaataagtCATTtgatattgtaaaaatatacaatgatctttataataatgatttatataatgAGATAATTCtgagatttataaataagtcCACTTTAGATCTTTTattagataatttattaattataattaataattcgAAGAACAAGAtacaatttattaatattttatttagagATATGaatttatcatatttgtatttatatttgataacTTTAAAGGATAATCACAAggatgttttatattttgtggtatatttcataaatatGGATTTTAGGAATACAGAGAAATATTTCGAGATGTTGATGATGATTTATTTCATGTTTATAGAAGTAgaagatatttatttacaaatgaGTCGAGTCAAGATTATAAATCaatgtataaatttacaagaaATAGACACTAGAGTAATTTTTAAGGAGATGAAGAAATATGGAAAAAGAcacaagaatatttttatacttttttatttcttgtctgagaaattgaatattgaaaataagGAAGACTTCTTATTTATCTACCAGTATTTATTAGAAGATCTAaggaatataaaaaagacaaagaGACCCAAtcaagaaattataaaaacatgtaCTGTGGGCGAATCTACTTTCACTTATAAAGACAGTGCGGATTATTACAAATTAaggaattttatatatttgactgctataaatttgatatcaaattttaaaaatgaagagaAAGTCGACATGGTCAAGTCTCAggattttgataatttgatgattttaatattttacttaaaaaaacatgacATTTCTATAGATTTAATCAAAGAAGATATATTTAGATATGTTTTCATATGTACGAAACGagaaagaaagaaattatacgatattatttttacagaTAAAAAGTCTATTATAAAACTCAAAGGTCTCTatagaatttaa